Within Methanobrevibacter millerae, the genomic segment AGGATTTTAATTGAATATAATAATAAAGTTGAATAATTATGCAGAAAAAATATTTGGATACAAAAACGAGAAACCTGATACTCATTTTGTTTTTGGTGGGCGTATTCATGGGATGTCTTGATACGGGCATTATCGGTCCGGTATTGCCTTCTATCGAGCAGAGCTATCACCTTACAAGCAGGGAATCAAGCTGGATATTCACACTGTTCGTAATCTTTTTCATGATTGGTTCCCCGATTATGGCAAAGTTTTCCGACTTTTACGGAAGAAAACAGATTTTCATCCTTGACGTGATCCTTTTCGGCATCGGATCTGCCCTGATTGCACTCTCATTCAATATCGAGTCAATACTTTTGGGAAGAATAATACAGGGTTTCGGCTGCGGAGGACTATTCCCGGTAGCCGGAGCGTTTGTAGGGGATGCCTTTCCATTGGAAGAGCGAGGAAAGGCCTTGGGAATTCTTGGAAGCGTATTTGGAATTTCGGCAATCGGAGGTCCTCTTGTTGGAGCCGCATTAATACCATTCGGCTGGAACTGGTGCTTTACAATCAATATCCCCATAAGCATAATTCTCGTAATACTTTCAATCAAAATCCTTCCGGATCTGGAAAACAAAAGAAAGCTGTCAATAGATTATCTTGGAATCATTGTTTTAATCCTGCTTTCGGTATTTCTGGCTTACGGGCTTAACCAGATTGATTCAAGCAATTTCATCAATAGCTTACTCTCCATTAATGTCGCTCCGTTTCTGGTGATGTTTATAATTTTAATCCTAATATTCTTTAAAGTGGAAAAGAGAGCTGAAGAGTCAATCGTGCCTATTCATATGCTTAAAAACAGGGACATAAGCATTGCATGCGTTGAAACTCTGTGCTACGGTATCATATACTCCTCTGTGATATTTGTTCCTTCTCTTGTAATCCTTTCAATGGGCCTTAACGACCAGCTGGCAAGCCTTATGCTGATTCCTATTCTGGGAGCCAATGCCGTTGCGGCACCGATTCTTGGAAAAATCCTTGACTCAACCGGTTCACGAACAATCATGGCTGTCGGAACATTTATTTTAGCCATTGGCCTTGCAGTCATTGCACTTTATCCTAGAAATCTAATACTATTTATCGTTGCAGGCTGTGTTATCGGAGTCGGCATGGTAACGATTATCGGAGCTCCCCTAAGATACATTGTCTTAAGCGAAGCCAAGCCTTACGAAAGGGGTGCAGGCCAGGCTATCGTAAATATGCTTTCAAGCGCAGGGCAACTGATAGGCGGAGCCCTTATCGGCGGAATAATAGCGTCATTTACAGGAATTTTAGGCTATCAGATAAGCCTCATATTATCTTCAATAGTGGCCATTATCGCGTTTTTATTCACGTTAAAGTTGAAAAACCGCAACGAGCAGATTGCAACCATGAAAGAAAACCAATAGGGCTATTTTACTGCAGTAACCGTCACCCACTGGACGAACTTGTCTGAAAATGAGATGTTGGAGTAGTCATCGTCGACTCTTCTTTCCTCACCCTTTGACTTTATGATTTCCTGCTTGTTTTTGGCATCTCTTAGATAAGCAGTTATCTCATTATAATCGTTATTTTCAAGAAATGAGCTGATTTCATCGTCGGTGTACATTTCCATGTCTATGAAGTGATTCCAGAATCTCATTACCAGACTGTCTGATCCGTTTGTTTCCATACCTATTAAAAATGTTCCGCCGGGCTTTAGCACCCTTCTTACTTCGCCGAATGATTTTTCGATATCCGGCCAGAAATAGACGGTTTCGAATGCGGTTACTATATCAAAGCTATCATCATCAAAGGGCAGTGCCGCAACGTTTCCCTCAAGCACTTCAACCTTGCCCTGACGGATATTGTCCTCATTCACTTGCCTTGAGAGCTTTACGCTTTCTATGCTGTAGTCTACGCCATATACCTTTTTGGCCTTTTCAGACATTCTTTTGATGTTCATTCCGCCTCCGCAGCCTATATCAAGTATTACATCATCCTCTTTTATCTTTAAATGCTTTAGTCCCCATAATGATACGGGAGTGTGTTCCTTGTTCATTGATTTAAGCTGCATGTTTCCCAGTTTACCCTGAGGTTTTCTCATGTTATCGAAAAATCCCATAAAAATCACATTTTGAATTATTTGCTTTTTTCAAGCACTGTTAATAGATATATGTTTATGATATAAATATTTTTAGGTATGCCTAAATTTTTAAAATTTTGAAAAAAATAATGGATTAATATGAATCCAATAATTCCTTCAAGTCCAAAATGACCTGTTCGAACTTTACACCGTATTTATGGTCTTCGTCACCCACTGTCTTTTCAATTGCCATTTTGGTGAACTCACCGGCAATTTTTGCAGCCGCAGCTGGAGATTTGCCGTTCATGGTTGAGCCGACAAATGATGATGCGAAAACGTCCCCGGTTCCGTGGGAAGCGTAATCAATCCTGTCATTGTAGACGATTTCAGTTGATGAATCTTGCTTATTCTTGACAATCATTCCCAGCTTGCCTTCCTCGGCGGTGTCCCCTTTAAGGACAACATACCTTTTGGTGAATGCCTGAAGCTCATCGGCCATTTCAAGCATTTCTTCCCTTGTGAATTCCTCTTTCCATTCCTTATGCAATAAGTAACAGGCTTCAGTTGTGTTTGGAAGCACATAATCTCCCAGCTTACAGAGCTCTCCCATCTTGTCTGCAAATTCCTGGTCGAATCCATTGTAGAACTCACCGTTGTCCGCCATGGCCGGATCGACAAATACCAGTCCGTCAGGCTTAAGTCTTGAATCGATAATATCCTTAATGTAATCCAATTGTTCTTTTGAAGCTATAAAACCTGTATAAATTGCATCAAAGTATATTCCTTCCTTTTCCCAGTGTTTTCTGATTTCCGGAAGGTCTTCCGTTAAGTCCCTGACTGTGAAATCAGTGAATCCTGCAGTATGCGTGGAGAGAACTGCAGAAGGTAAAATTGCCGTTTCTATTCCGAAAGCTGATACAATCGGAAGCGCAACTGTTATTGAACACTGCCCATAACAGGATATGTCCTGAATAGTTAAAATCTTAATAGTTTCACTCATTTTTTCAACCTAAAATCTATTTTTCTTTAAATATCTAGTAATAATTTATATCAGGTGTTATTTATAGTTTTGTTGTATTAAATAGTACATTTTGAAAGGAAATTCATTATTAAGCATTTTTAAACATTAATTTTTATGAATTTTAATAAACGCCAAAATTTCATTGTCTAAAAATAGAATAGTCAATTTTCAAAAAACCATTATCCATAGTGCTCACCGACCCATCCCTGATTGACGTCGGGATTTTCGTCTTCACAGTAGTCCTCATCATCATATGAAGGCTCAAAGCGGTGCATGCCGTGATTATGGCAATAATGGCACACCCATAACT encodes:
- a CDS encoding MFS transporter — protein: MQKKYLDTKTRNLILILFLVGVFMGCLDTGIIGPVLPSIEQSYHLTSRESSWIFTLFVIFFMIGSPIMAKFSDFYGRKQIFILDVILFGIGSALIALSFNIESILLGRIIQGFGCGGLFPVAGAFVGDAFPLEERGKALGILGSVFGISAIGGPLVGAALIPFGWNWCFTINIPISIILVILSIKILPDLENKRKLSIDYLGIIVLILLSVFLAYGLNQIDSSNFINSLLSINVAPFLVMFIILILIFFKVEKRAEESIVPIHMLKNRDISIACVETLCYGIIYSSVIFVPSLVILSMGLNDQLASLMLIPILGANAVAAPILGKILDSTGSRTIMAVGTFILAIGLAVIALYPRNLILFIVAGCVIGVGMVTIIGAPLRYIVLSEAKPYERGAGQAIVNMLSSAGQLIGGALIGGIIASFTGILGYQISLILSSIVAIIAFLFTLKLKNRNEQIATMKENQ
- a CDS encoding class I SAM-dependent methyltransferase produces the protein MGFFDNMRKPQGKLGNMQLKSMNKEHTPVSLWGLKHLKIKEDDVILDIGCGGGMNIKRMSEKAKKVYGVDYSIESVKLSRQVNEDNIRQGKVEVLEGNVAALPFDDDSFDIVTAFETVYFWPDIEKSFGEVRRVLKPGGTFLIGMETNGSDSLVMRFWNHFIDMEMYTDDEISSFLENNDYNEITAYLRDAKNKQEIIKSKGEERRVDDDYSNISFSDKFVQWVTVTAVK
- a CDS encoding pyridoxamine kinase, producing the protein MSETIKILTIQDISCYGQCSITVALPIVSAFGIETAILPSAVLSTHTAGFTDFTVRDLTEDLPEIRKHWEKEGIYFDAIYTGFIASKEQLDYIKDIIDSRLKPDGLVFVDPAMADNGEFYNGFDQEFADKMGELCKLGDYVLPNTTEACYLLHKEWKEEFTREEMLEMADELQAFTKRYVVLKGDTAEEGKLGMIVKNKQDSSTEIVYNDRIDYASHGTGDVFASSFVGSTMNGKSPAAAAKIAGEFTKMAIEKTVGDEDHKYGVKFEQVILDLKELLDSY